A single region of the Brachypodium distachyon strain Bd21 chromosome 3, Brachypodium_distachyon_v3.0, whole genome shotgun sequence genome encodes:
- the LOC100831255 gene encoding pentatricopeptide repeat-containing protein At5g62370, producing MLCSSQLRLLVSCFSPRLPSRAPLHAALRRPAPPRTSPPVRALRGLQTPARAMCSRSSLSHAAHCAELLLSLLHRGLLANARAVASRIGLAHTDPALSDALVACHSHLGNIASALTCFDHLIESRYVPSPASSAALLRAMCAASMYSEVVDLFVLWEGAPSPLPVSKFPFLIHGLCSKGAVDKARFLFDVMLGLGLAPPVRVYKSLVFTYCKARRSLEADEMCCLMVKNGMYLDRMLGTALVKGLCQEGRLELAMDVFNRMRVNEGAQLDAYAYTTMIGGLFEHGYVDHGWELYQEMKDRGMEPTPVTYNVMMWWYCKNKWVGAAMELYNVMVRGGVSPDLRCYTMLMTSLCKEGKLVEAEQLFTKMLERGVFPDHVLFISIARFFPKGWEVVFVRKALKAVAKLDCSGELLELSSLASGCSNMSLQQEAERLLDEMMRSNLLPIDAILNMMIIAMCSEGRLDVSYYLLDKLVAYGYEPSVLTYNIVIKYLCRQKRMDDARTLINLMQSRGVRPDMSTNSIMVTAYCKIGDIESALSLFDEMAKDGLEPSIAVYDSIIACLCRLGHFKEAEFTLRQMIEAGLVPDEVIYTTLLNGYSTMRHTKAACRVFDEMLERGLQPGSHAYGALINGLVKDNKIRKALHYLERMLEEGFATQTVIYTMLINQFFRKGEEWLGLDLVDLMMKNHVEPDLITYGALVTGICRNIDRRDMRPSLAAKLDEARYMLFRLLPQISFGTRKGKQKKKRMSSEEKIDLAQNIIQDLVESGMMPDLHIYNGMLNGLCRAQKMDDAYNLLSLMEQSGVLPNHVTYTILMNNDIRLGDSNRAIQLFNSLNSDGHVFDDVVYNTFIKGLSLARRTKEALSFFLMMQKRGFVPSKAAYDKIMEQLLAENSTDLALNIFDDMFCHGYIPRYSNYSSLLLVLAKDNQWREVDRVFMMMLEKGRSLDTETKKLLEELCYKQGELDLAFELEGNMPLYAVG from the coding sequence ATGCTGTGCTCGTCgcagctccgcctcctcgtctcctGCTTCTCTCCACGCTTGCCGAGCCGCGCTCCCCTCCATGCCGCACTCCGACGCCCCGCTCCTCCGCGAAcgtcgccgcccgtccgcgCGCTGCGTGGCCTCCAGACTCCCGCCCGCGCCATGTGCTCCCGCTCTTCCCTCTCCCACGCAGCCCACtgcgccgagctcctcctctcacTGCTGCACCGGGGTCTGCTCGCGAACGCGCGCGCCGTCGCCTCACGAATCGGCCTGGCTCACACCGACCCGGCCCTCTCGGACGCGCTCGTGGCCTGCCACTCGCACCTCGGCAACATCGCCTCCGCGCTTACTTGCTTTGATCACCTCATCGAATCGCGCTACGTCCCCTCGCCCGCCTCCAGTGCAGCACTCCTCCGCGCAATGTGCGCGGCTTCCATGTACtccgaggtggtggacctgtTTGTGCTCTGGGAAGGTGCTCCTTCGCCGCTgcccgtgtcgaagttccccTTTCTCATCCATGGCCTGTGCTCCAAGGGCGCGGTTGATAAGGCCCGCTTCCTGTTCGACGTAATGCTTGGCTTGGGCTTGGCGCCACCAGTTCGTGTCTACAAGTCACTCGTGTTTACCTACTGCAAGGCGCGCCGCTCGCTCGAGGCTGACGAAATGTGCTGTCTCATGGTGAAGAATGGGATGTATTTGGATAGGATGCTAGGGACAGCGCTTGTCAAGGGTTTATGTCAGGAGGGGCGGCTGGAACTGGCAATGGATGTCTTTAATAGGATGCGGGTGAATGAAGGTGCTCAGTTGGATGCATATGCTTATACCACAATGATTGGTGGTTTGTTTGAGCATGGGTATGTAGACCATGGCTGGGAGCTGTACCAGGAGATGAAGGACAGGGGAATGGAGCCGACCCCAGTGACATACAATGTGATGATGTGGTGGTATTGTAAGAACAAGTGGGTTGGTGCTGCCATGGAACTCTACAATGTGATGGTGAGGGGCGGTGTCTCTCCTGATTTGAGGTGTTACactatgttgatgacatctCTTTGCAAGGAAGGAAAATTGGTAGAGGCTGAGCAGCTGTTCACCAAGATGTTGGAGAGGGGTGTTTTCCCTGATCATGTGCTGTTTATTTCAATTGCAAGGTTCTTCCCCAAGGGCTGGGAGGTTGTTTTTGTGAGGAAAGCGCTGAAGGCGGTTGCGAAGTTGGATTGTAGTGGCGAACTGCTGGAACTTTCTTCGCTGGCCAGTGGTTGCTCAAACATGAGTTTGCAGCAGGAGGCTGAGCGCCTTCTTGATGAGATGATGAGAAGCAATCTGCTCCCTATTGATGCTATTTTGAATATGATGATAATTGCCATGTGCTCAGAGGGGAGATTAGATGTGTCGTACTATCTATTGGACAAGTTGGTAGCTTATGGTTATGAACCTTCAGTCTTAACATACAACATTGTGATAAAATATCTGTGCAGACAAAAGCGCATGGATGATGCTAGGACACTCATTAATCTTATGCAGAGCAGAGGTGTCAGACCTGATATGTCCACGAATTCAATCATGGTAACCGCATACTGTAAAATTGGTGATATAGAGAGTGCGCTAAGTCTGTTTGATGAAATGGCAAAGGACGGGCTAGAGCCTTCTATTGCAGTATATGATTCCATCATAGCATGCCTCTGCAGACTGGGGCACTTCAAAGAAGCAGAGTTTACGCTCCGCCAAATGATTGAAGCTGGACTAGTGCCAGATGAGGTTATTTACACAACACTTCTTAATGGATATTCCACTATGAGGCACACAAAGGCCGCCTGCCGTGTTTTCGATGAAATGCTTGAGCGAGGTTTACAACCTGGTTCCCATGCTTATGGTGCCCTAATAAATGGGTTGGTAAAGGATAATAAAATCAGGAAGGCTCTCCATTATCTGGAAAGAATGCTGGAGGAAGGCTTCGCAACCCAAACTGTTATTTATACAATGCTTATAAATCAGTTCTTTAGGAAAGGAGAGGAATGGTTAGGTCTAGACCTTGTTGATTTGATGATGAAAAACCATGTTGAACCTGATCTGATTACCTACGGGGCACTAGTAACTGGCATTTGCCGAAATATTGATCGTCGAGACATGAGGCCGTCTTTGGCTGCAAAGCTGGATGAAGCAAGGTATATGTTGTTTAGACTGCTGCCCCAAATATCTTTTGGTACAAGAAAAGggaaacagaagaagaagcggatGTCCTCAGAAGAAAAGATTGATCTTGCTCAGAATATAATACAAGATCTCGTGGAAAGTGGGATGATGCCTGATTTACACATCTATAACGGGATGCTCAATGGCCTCTGTAGAGCACAAAAGATGGATGATGCTTATAATCTGTTGTCATTGATGGAACAATCTGGTGTTCTTCCCAATCATGTGACATATACAATACTCATGAATAATGATATAAGATTAGGAGACAGCAATCGTGCTATCCAACTATTTAACTCGTTGAACAGTGATGGCCATGTTTTTGATGATGTAGTATACAACACTTTTATTAAGGGGCTTTCTCTTGCTCGAAGAACGAAAGAAGCGCTGTCATTTTTCCTGATGATGCAGAAAAGAGGCTTTGTCCCCAGTAAGGCTGCCTATGACAAAATCATGGAGCAGCTTCTTGCTGAAAACTCAACAGATCTCGCCCTAAATATTTTTGATGATATGTTCTGTCATGGCTACATTCCACGATATAGCAACTATAGTTCTTTGCTATTGGTACTTGCAAAAGATAACCAGTGGAGAGAGGTTGACAGAGTTTTTATGATGATGCTGGAGAAAGGGAGATCTCTGGatacagaaacaaagaagtTACTAGAGGAGCTATGCTACAAGCAAGGAGAGCTTGATCTGGCTTTTGAATTGGAGGGTAACATGCCCCTTTATGCAGTAGGATAA
- the LOC100823187 gene encoding trihelix transcription factor GTL1 isoform X2, producing the protein MQQQQGGGGGPGQQFGLHPPEMPPFSPAGQRISMAEAPSPISSRPPAPPGQQQLSSNELAGAAAAMSFDEEALAAGEEGGGGGSGGNRWPRQETLVLLKIRSDMDAAFRDATLKGPLWEEVSRKLAEEGYRRNAKKCKEKFENVHKYYKRTKDSRAGRNDGKTYRFFQQLEALQGATPGAGASSVPPPATAVRAPAEPPPQPVVAGAMPTPMGVGNLSFSTSNTEEFSEDEDEEDDSDDEGTDDMAVVGNKRKRMSSDGVAAAGGHNNKKMMRFFEGLMRQVMERQEAMQQRFLEAIEKREQDRMIREEAWRRQEMARLAREQETLAQERAMAASRDAAVLGFIQKITGQSVPMPMAPPPPSIAFMPPPPAGSHPTPISFSAAPPSSSQSPATQASPRPQKPPMPLPTPAPQKTPVPATPPPQQQSGGMEMVVSAPAGGELQLHDGGSGSASSSRWPKAEVHALIQLRSNLDTRYQEAGPKGPLWEEISAGMRRMGYSRSSKRCKEKWENINKYFKKVKESNKKRPEDSKTCPYFHQLEALYRNKQQAALTSPSAAAAPLPALAAPPPPEPFTVAAPISQTPPTTTHALQQPAAAKNGAGNGHGNGNGSGVAACSEGGSVSAGGMQASNGFFGEAGVAAKKKA; encoded by the exons atgcagcagcagcagggaggaggaggagggccggGGCAGCAGTTCGGCTTGCATCCGCCGGAGATGCCGCCATTCTCGCCGGCCGGGCAGCGGATCTCGATGGCGGAGGCGCCCTCGCCCATCAGCAGCCGCCCCCCGGCCCCACCGGGTCAGCAGCAGCTCAGCAGCAACGAGCtagcgggcgccgccgccgccatgagcTTCGACGAAGAGGCgctggcggccggcgaggaaggcgggggcggcggctccggcggcaaCCGGTGGCCGCGGCAGGAGACGCTGGTGCTGCTCAAGATCCGGTCCGACATGGACGCCGCCTTCCGGGACGCCACCCTCAAGGGACCGCTCTGGGAAGAAGTCTCCAG GAAGCTGGCGGAGGAGGGGTACCGGCGGAACGCCAAGAAGTGCAAGGAGAAGTTCGAGAACGTGCACAAGTACTACAAGCGCACCAAGGACAGCCGCGCCGGCCGCAACGACGGCAAGACCTACCGCTTCTTCCAGCAGCTCGAGGCCCTCCAAGGCGCCACGCCCGGAGCCGGGGCGTCCTCggtcccgccgccggccaccgccgtgCGGGCCCCGGCCGAGCCTCCGCCGCAGCCTGTTGTTGCTGGTGCCATGCCGACGCCGATGGGCGTCGGCAATCTGAGCTTCTCGACATCCAACACGGAGGAATTCtccgaggacgaggacgaggaagatgacTCGGACGACGAGGGCACGGACGACATGGCCGTGGTTGGGAACAAGAGGAAGCGGATGTCGTCGGACGGagtcgcggcggcgggggggcATAATAACAAGAAGATGATGCGCTTCTTCGAGGGGCTGATGCGGCAGGTGATGGAGCGGCAGGAGGCGATGCAGCAGCGGTTCCTGGAGGCCATCGAGAAGCGGGAGCAGGACCGGATGATCCGGGAGGAGgcctggcggcggcaggagatGGCCCGCCTCGCCCGCGAGCAGgagaccctcgcccaggagcgcgccatggccgcctcccGCGACGCCGCCGTGCTCGGCTTCATCCAGAAGATCACGGGCCAGTCCGTCCCCAtgcccatggcgccgccgccgccctccatCGCCTTcatgccgccaccgccggcggggTCCCACCCCACGCCCATCTccttctccgccgcgccgccatcgtcgtccCAATCGCCGGCCACGCAGgcctcgccgcggccgcagAAGCCGCCAATGCCGCTGcccacgccggcgccgcagaagacgccggtgccggccacaccgccgccgcagcagcagagcGGCGGCATGGAGATGGTGgtctcggcgccggcgggcggggagctgcagctgcacgACGGCGGGTCGGGGTCGGCTTCGTCTTCGAGGTGGCCCAAGGCGGAGGTGCACGCGCTGATCCAGCTGCGGAGCAACCTGGACACGCGGTACCAGGAGGCCGGGCCGAAAGGGCCGCTGTGGGAGGAGATCTCGGCGGGGATGAGGCGGATGGGGTACAGCCGGAGCTCCAAGCGGTGCAAGGAGAAGTGGGAGAACATCAACAAGTACTTCAAGAAGGTCAAGGAGAGCAACAAGAAGCGGCCCGAGGACTCCAAGACCTGCCCCTACTTCCACCAGCTCGAGGCGCTCTACCGCAACAAGCAGCAAGCCGCGCTCACCTCgccatccgccgccgcggcgccctTGCCGGCCCTTGcagctcccccgccgccggagccgttCACCGTCGCGGCGCCCATCTCGCagacgccgccgacgacgacgcacGCCTTGCAGCAGCCGGCCGCGGCGAAGAACGGCGCGGGCAACGGGCACGGGAACGGGAACGGCAGCGGCGTCGCAGCCTGCTCAGAAGGAGGCAGCGTCTCGGCCGGTGGAATGCAGGCAAGCAACGGGTTCTTCGGCGAAGCCGGCGTGGCGGCGAAGAAG AAGGCATGA
- the LOC100823187 gene encoding trihelix transcription factor GTL1 isoform X1, whose translation MQQQQGGGGGPGQQFGLHPPEMPPFSPAGQRISMAEAPSPISSRPPAPPGQQQLSSNELAGAAAAMSFDEEALAAGEEGGGGGSGGNRWPRQETLVLLKIRSDMDAAFRDATLKGPLWEEVSRKLAEEGYRRNAKKCKEKFENVHKYYKRTKDSRAGRNDGKTYRFFQQLEALQGATPGAGASSVPPPATAVRAPAEPPPQPVVAGAMPTPMGVGNLSFSTSNTEEFSEDEDEEDDSDDEGTDDMAVVGNKRKRMSSDGVAAAGGHNNKKMMRFFEGLMRQVMERQEAMQQRFLEAIEKREQDRMIREEAWRRQEMARLAREQETLAQERAMAASRDAAVLGFIQKITGQSVPMPMAPPPPSIAFMPPPPAGSHPTPISFSAAPPSSSQSPATQASPRPQKPPMPLPTPAPQKTPVPATPPPQQQSGGMEMVVSAPAGGELQLHDGGSGSASSSRWPKAEVHALIQLRSNLDTRYQEAGPKGPLWEEISAGMRRMGYSRSSKRCKEKWENINKYFKKVKESNKKRPEDSKTCPYFHQLEALYRNKQQAALTSPSAAAAPLPALAAPPPPEPFTVAAPISQTPPTTTHALQQPAAAKNGAGNGHGNGNGSGVAACSEGGSVSAGGMQASNGFFGEAGVAAKKPEGMMKETIMEQRQQAQAAPISSSYNNRAGVVDSDNSMDDEDDYDDEDEEDDDDDDVDGNKMQYEIQFQSQQHHQLHQQHHQHNNHNVVRPNAGAAGGGNQPGAAAPPSAASAAAATTTAGSFLGMVQ comes from the exons atgcagcagcagcagggaggaggaggagggccggGGCAGCAGTTCGGCTTGCATCCGCCGGAGATGCCGCCATTCTCGCCGGCCGGGCAGCGGATCTCGATGGCGGAGGCGCCCTCGCCCATCAGCAGCCGCCCCCCGGCCCCACCGGGTCAGCAGCAGCTCAGCAGCAACGAGCtagcgggcgccgccgccgccatgagcTTCGACGAAGAGGCgctggcggccggcgaggaaggcgggggcggcggctccggcggcaaCCGGTGGCCGCGGCAGGAGACGCTGGTGCTGCTCAAGATCCGGTCCGACATGGACGCCGCCTTCCGGGACGCCACCCTCAAGGGACCGCTCTGGGAAGAAGTCTCCAG GAAGCTGGCGGAGGAGGGGTACCGGCGGAACGCCAAGAAGTGCAAGGAGAAGTTCGAGAACGTGCACAAGTACTACAAGCGCACCAAGGACAGCCGCGCCGGCCGCAACGACGGCAAGACCTACCGCTTCTTCCAGCAGCTCGAGGCCCTCCAAGGCGCCACGCCCGGAGCCGGGGCGTCCTCggtcccgccgccggccaccgccgtgCGGGCCCCGGCCGAGCCTCCGCCGCAGCCTGTTGTTGCTGGTGCCATGCCGACGCCGATGGGCGTCGGCAATCTGAGCTTCTCGACATCCAACACGGAGGAATTCtccgaggacgaggacgaggaagatgacTCGGACGACGAGGGCACGGACGACATGGCCGTGGTTGGGAACAAGAGGAAGCGGATGTCGTCGGACGGagtcgcggcggcgggggggcATAATAACAAGAAGATGATGCGCTTCTTCGAGGGGCTGATGCGGCAGGTGATGGAGCGGCAGGAGGCGATGCAGCAGCGGTTCCTGGAGGCCATCGAGAAGCGGGAGCAGGACCGGATGATCCGGGAGGAGgcctggcggcggcaggagatGGCCCGCCTCGCCCGCGAGCAGgagaccctcgcccaggagcgcgccatggccgcctcccGCGACGCCGCCGTGCTCGGCTTCATCCAGAAGATCACGGGCCAGTCCGTCCCCAtgcccatggcgccgccgccgccctccatCGCCTTcatgccgccaccgccggcggggTCCCACCCCACGCCCATCTccttctccgccgcgccgccatcgtcgtccCAATCGCCGGCCACGCAGgcctcgccgcggccgcagAAGCCGCCAATGCCGCTGcccacgccggcgccgcagaagacgccggtgccggccacaccgccgccgcagcagcagagcGGCGGCATGGAGATGGTGgtctcggcgccggcgggcggggagctgcagctgcacgACGGCGGGTCGGGGTCGGCTTCGTCTTCGAGGTGGCCCAAGGCGGAGGTGCACGCGCTGATCCAGCTGCGGAGCAACCTGGACACGCGGTACCAGGAGGCCGGGCCGAAAGGGCCGCTGTGGGAGGAGATCTCGGCGGGGATGAGGCGGATGGGGTACAGCCGGAGCTCCAAGCGGTGCAAGGAGAAGTGGGAGAACATCAACAAGTACTTCAAGAAGGTCAAGGAGAGCAACAAGAAGCGGCCCGAGGACTCCAAGACCTGCCCCTACTTCCACCAGCTCGAGGCGCTCTACCGCAACAAGCAGCAAGCCGCGCTCACCTCgccatccgccgccgcggcgccctTGCCGGCCCTTGcagctcccccgccgccggagccgttCACCGTCGCGGCGCCCATCTCGCagacgccgccgacgacgacgcacGCCTTGCAGCAGCCGGCCGCGGCGAAGAACGGCGCGGGCAACGGGCACGGGAACGGGAACGGCAGCGGCGTCGCAGCCTGCTCAGAAGGAGGCAGCGTCTCGGCCGGTGGAATGCAGGCAAGCAACGGGTTCTTCGGCGAAGCCGGCGTGGCGGCGAAGAAG CCAGAAGGCATGATGAAGGAGACGATCATGGAGCAGAGGCAGCAGGCACAGGCGGCCCCGATCAGCAGCAGCTACAACAACCGAGCCGGCGTCGTCGACAGCGACAACAGCatggacgacgaagacgactacgacgacgaagacgaggaggacgacgatgacgacgacgtgGACGGGAACAAAATGCAGTACGAGATCCAGTTCCAGagccagcagcaccaccagcTTCATCAACAGCACCACCAGCACAACAACCACAACGTCGTCAGGCCGAacgccggcgcggccggcggcggcaaccagccaggcgccgctgctcctcccagcgcggcatcggcggcggccgcgacgacgacggccgggTCTTTCCTGGGCATGGTCCAGTAG